In Geobacillus kaustophilus, a genomic segment contains:
- a CDS encoding NAD-dependent epimerase/dehydratase family protein, producing the protein MGKKRILITGQGSYIGTNFEKWVSKWPDKYDVEKISVRNDGWKQKNFSKYDVVLHVAGIAHVSADPKMEQLYYKINRDLAIDVAEKAKKENVKQFIFMSSIIIYGADGRVGENKIINAETEPNPIDFYGRSKLEADLAIQKLNSEKFKTVIVRTPMVYGPNCKGNFPRLKMLARKCPIFPDINNQRSMIFIENLCEFLRIVIDKELSGIFFPQNKEYVSTKDIIDLMAKNMGKKIYFVKLFNPVIRTMSKKINIINKVLGNKVYDKRITPNFDYCVVDFETSIKRSM; encoded by the coding sequence ATGGGTAAAAAGAGGATTTTGATAACAGGCCAAGGTAGTTATATAGGAACAAATTTTGAAAAATGGGTTAGCAAATGGCCAGATAAATATGACGTTGAAAAAATTTCTGTTCGAAATGACGGGTGGAAACAAAAAAATTTCTCTAAATATGATGTAGTCTTACATGTAGCTGGAATAGCACATGTTTCAGCAGATCCTAAAATGGAACAACTGTATTACAAGATTAATAGAGATTTGGCAATTGATGTTGCGGAAAAAGCAAAAAAGGAAAATGTTAAACAGTTTATTTTTATGAGCAGTATAATAATTTATGGGGCAGATGGTAGAGTGGGGGAAAATAAAATTATTAATGCTGAAACAGAGCCAAATCCGATTGATTTTTACGGAAGAAGTAAACTTGAAGCAGATTTGGCTATACAGAAATTAAATAGTGAGAAATTCAAAACAGTAATAGTAAGAACTCCAATGGTTTATGGACCTAACTGTAAAGGAAATTTTCCTAGACTAAAGATGCTAGCTAGAAAATGTCCTATTTTTCCTGATATAAATAACCAAAGAAGTATGATATTTATTGAAAATCTATGTGAGTTTTTAAGAATAGTTATTGATAAGGAACTAAGTGGTATATTTTTTCCACAAAACAAGGAATATGTAAGTACAAAGGATATAATAGATCTTATGGCTAAGAATATGGGGAAAAAAATTTATTTCGTTAAGCTGTTTAATCCTGTAATAAGAACAATGTCAAAAAAGATAAATATTATTAATAAGGTTTTAGGAAATAAAGTATATGATAAGCGAATAACTCCTAATTTCGATTATTGTGTTGTTGATTTTGAAACTTCTATAAAAAGGAGCATGTAA
- a CDS encoding sugar transferase, with protein sequence MYRKYVKRIIDFTLSFIAMIVLWPFFLIIAILIKLDSKGPVFFKQKRVGKNKKHFYILKFRTMITDAPKDMPTHMLSNPEMFITRVGRFLRKSSLDELPQIINILKGEMSIIGPRPALWNQYDLIEERDKYGANDVMPGLTGWAQVNGRDELPIAEKAKLDGEYVKNMSLLFDLKIFFMTIKSVLKAEGVKEGLNNVSEQTSNTNKGVSS encoded by the coding sequence GTGTATAGAAAATACGTTAAAAGAATAATAGATTTTACGTTATCATTCATTGCAATGATTGTACTTTGGCCTTTTTTTCTTATTATTGCAATTTTAATAAAGTTAGATTCAAAAGGACCTGTATTTTTTAAACAAAAGCGTGTTGGTAAAAATAAAAAGCATTTTTATATTTTAAAGTTCAGAACGATGATAACTGATGCACCTAAGGATATGCCCACTCATATGCTAAGTAACCCCGAAATGTTTATAACTAGAGTTGGTAGATTTCTTAGAAAATCAAGCCTAGATGAATTGCCTCAAATAATAAATATTCTAAAAGGTGAAATGAGTATTATTGGTCCAAGACCAGCTCTATGGAATCAATACGATTTGATTGAAGAACGTGACAAATATGGCGCAAATGACGTTATGCCCGGACTTACAGGATGGGCACAGGTAAACGGCAGGGATGAACTTCCTATTGCTGAAAAGGCAAAGCTTGATGGCGAGTATGTTAAAAATATGTCGTTACTTTTCGATTTAAAAATATTTTTTATGACTATAAAAAGTGTGCTCAAAGCTGAAGGTGTCAAAGAAGGGTTAAACAATGTTAGTGAACAAACCTCCAATACGAACAAAGGAGTTAGTTCATAG